A DNA window from Parabacteroides johnsonii DSM 18315 contains the following coding sequences:
- a CDS encoding RNA degradosome polyphosphate kinase: protein MENSHKYFKRDISWLSFNYRVLLEAEDETLPIYERIKFLSIYSSNLEEFYEIRVAEHRGVIMKKNFTEESGAEAEETLAEITEEVNRQQREYYRIFSKVLQELNRQDIYLYQDSRPEPFHEEFVHNFFNEEVFPFLSPVMIQAGDIRTFIRDRRLYLVIRMMKKSKRMADPDYVPDYYYALMKIPYAKVPRFIELPTHEGKHYIMFIDDIIRANLSSIFPGYVVESCYSIKISRDADIYLDDEKGGNIVENIRKKVKKRKIGALSRFMYDSNMPEDFLAFVCSAFGITTDDLVLGGRYNNLQDLIKLPNPKGKELEQQVPSPMRVPFLDEMGSVFRAVKKRDILLHFPYQSFDYLIRFLMEAAFDPKVDEIKITQYRVAENSAVINTLISAAQNGKKVTVFVELKARFDEENNMSTAERMEQAGIRIIYSIPGLKVHAKVAVILRKDTEDGSKRRDFAYLSTGNFNEKTARIYSDMALLTSNSELITDINKVFAVLEGKLTDPTFRHLLVARFNMVPELTRMIHREIEHVKAGRKGRIILKMNGLHDQNMINELYNASENGVEIDLIVRGICCLVPNRPFSANIKVTRIVDMFLEHSRIWYFYNDGEEELFLTSADWMRRNLNRRIETAFPILNAEIKRNIIDILNIQLQDNVKACLIDEHLHNNFKRDDNPVKVRAQLAIYEYLKNKI, encoded by the coding sequence ATGGAGAATTCACATAAATACTTTAAACGTGATATTAGCTGGTTGTCCTTTAACTATCGCGTTTTGCTGGAGGCGGAGGATGAAACGCTCCCTATCTATGAGCGTATCAAGTTTTTGTCGATCTATTCGTCCAATCTCGAAGAGTTTTACGAAATCAGGGTTGCCGAGCATCGGGGAGTGATCATGAAAAAGAACTTTACCGAAGAAAGCGGAGCGGAAGCCGAAGAGACACTTGCCGAAATCACAGAAGAGGTGAATCGGCAGCAGCGCGAATATTATCGTATCTTCTCCAAAGTATTGCAAGAATTGAACCGGCAGGATATTTATTTGTATCAGGACAGCCGGCCGGAACCGTTTCATGAGGAATTTGTGCATAATTTTTTCAACGAAGAGGTGTTTCCTTTCCTTTCGCCAGTCATGATACAGGCGGGGGATATCCGTACGTTCATACGTGACCGCCGTCTTTATCTGGTTATCCGGATGATGAAAAAGAGCAAGCGGATGGCTGATCCGGATTATGTGCCGGACTATTATTATGCCCTGATGAAAATCCCGTATGCAAAAGTGCCCCGTTTTATTGAATTGCCCACGCATGAAGGGAAACATTATATCATGTTTATCGATGATATTATCCGGGCCAATTTGTCCAGTATCTTCCCCGGCTATGTGGTGGAGAGTTGTTACAGCATCAAGATTTCAAGAGATGCTGATATTTACCTGGATGACGAGAAAGGAGGGAATATCGTGGAAAACATTCGCAAGAAAGTGAAAAAGCGTAAGATTGGTGCCTTGAGTCGGTTTATGTACGATAGCAATATGCCTGAAGATTTTCTGGCGTTTGTATGCAGTGCCTTTGGTATTACCACGGACGATCTGGTATTGGGGGGACGGTATAACAATTTGCAGGACCTGATCAAGCTGCCGAATCCGAAGGGGAAAGAGCTGGAACAACAGGTTCCGTCTCCCATGCGTGTGCCTTTCCTGGACGAGATGGGCTCTGTCTTCCGGGCAGTGAAAAAGCGGGATATCCTGTTGCATTTTCCTTACCAGTCTTTCGACTACCTGATCCGTTTCCTGATGGAGGCGGCTTTTGATCCGAAAGTGGATGAAATTAAAATCACGCAATACCGGGTGGCGGAGAATTCGGCCGTTATCAACACGTTGATCAGTGCTGCGCAGAATGGGAAGAAGGTAACGGTCTTTGTAGAGCTAAAAGCTCGTTTCGACGAAGAGAACAATATGAGTACGGCTGAACGGATGGAGCAGGCAGGTATCCGTATTATCTATAGCATTCCCGGCTTGAAAGTGCATGCAAAAGTGGCGGTTATCCTGCGGAAAGATACGGAAGACGGCAGTAAGCGGAGGGATTTTGCCTATCTGAGTACCGGTAATTTCAATGAAAAAACGGCACGTATCTATTCTGATATGGCGTTGCTGACTTCGAATTCGGAATTGATAACCGACATAAACAAAGTGTTTGCAGTGCTGGAAGGGAAGTTGACCGATCCGACATTCCGCCACTTGCTGGTTGCCCGTTTTAATATGGTGCCGGAACTGACTCGTATGATCCATCGGGAGATCGAACATGTGAAGGCTGGGCGTAAAGGCCGCATCATATTGAAGATGAACGGACTTCATGATCAGAATATGATCAATGAACTGTATAATGCGAGTGAGAACGGGGTGGAAATCGACCTGATTGTCCGGGGGATTTGTTGCCTGGTTCCGAACCGTCCGTTCAGTGCGAATATCAAGGTTACTCGTATAGTGGATATGTTTCTGGAACATTCTCGCATCTGGTACTTCTATAATGACGGTGAAGAGGAGCTGTTCCTGACTTCTGCCGATTGGATGCGCCGGAACCTGAATAGGCGTATAGAGACTGCTTTCCCGATTCTGAATGCGGAGATTAAGCGAAATATCATAGATATCCTGAATATCCAGTTGCAAGATAATGTAAAAGCCTGTTTGATCGACGAACATCTACATAACAATTTCAAACGGGATGACAACCCGGTGAAAGTCCGGGCACAACTGGCAATTTATGAATATCTGAAAAACAAAATATAG
- the lipA gene encoding lipoyl synthase, with translation MSKHLRKPDWLKIRLGGNEQFTRTKSIVESHCLHTICTSGKCPNMGECWSRGTATFMIAGDICTRSCRFCNTLTGKPLPLDPKEPANVAESIRLMKLKHAVITSVDRDDLPDLGAQHWVDTIRTIKAVNPETTVEVLIPDFQGRLELVDKVVAAAPEIISHNMETVRRISPEVRSAAKYEVSLSVLARIAAQGVVAKTGIMVGLGETVEEVCELMDDVRAAGVSVLTIGQYLQPSRKNIPVKEYVTPEQFESYKSIALQKGFKKVESAPLVRSSYHAEKHV, from the coding sequence ATGTCAAAACATTTGAGAAAGCCGGATTGGTTAAAAATCCGGCTGGGTGGGAACGAACAGTTCACACGAACAAAAAGCATCGTTGAATCCCACTGCCTACATACGATCTGCACCAGCGGGAAATGTCCGAATATGGGAGAGTGCTGGAGTAGGGGGACGGCTACCTTTATGATTGCGGGAGATATCTGTACGCGTTCTTGCCGTTTCTGCAATACGTTGACTGGCAAGCCGCTCCCGTTGGACCCGAAGGAACCTGCGAATGTGGCGGAAAGCATCCGGCTGATGAAATTGAAACATGCGGTCATTACTTCTGTCGACCGGGATGATTTGCCTGATTTGGGTGCGCAGCATTGGGTCGATACGATCCGTACGATAAAAGCGGTCAATCCGGAAACGACGGTAGAGGTCTTAATCCCCGACTTTCAGGGACGGTTGGAACTGGTGGATAAAGTGGTGGCAGCCGCTCCTGAAATAATATCCCATAATATGGAAACTGTTCGCCGTATCAGTCCCGAGGTGCGTAGCGCAGCGAAGTACGAGGTAAGCCTCTCCGTGCTTGCGCGTATAGCCGCACAAGGCGTCGTAGCTAAGACCGGTATAATGGTAGGCCTGGGTGAAACAGTCGAGGAGGTTTGCGAATTAATGGATGACGTGCGGGCTGCCGGCGTCTCCGTCTTGACAATCGGGCAATACTTGCAGCCAAGCCGGAAAAATATTCCGGTGAAAGAATATGTGACGCCCGAACAGTTTGAGTCTTATAAATCAATTGCTTTACAAAAAGGGTTCAAAAAGGTGGAGAGCGCTCCACTGGTCCGTTCCTCTTATCACGCTGAAAAACACGTATGA
- a CDS encoding metallophosphoesterase family protein, whose amino-acid sequence MLKIGLLSDTHAWWDDKYAEYFSECDEIWHAGDIGSDGLAARLGTLKPLRAVYGNIDGQSLRLQYPQIAHFKVEEVNVMMTHIGGYPGRYNPLIRKELYDTRPNLFIAGHSHILKVAFDRSLNCLYINPGAAGKSGFHQVRTLVRFVIDGKQIKDLEVIELGNR is encoded by the coding sequence ATGCTTAAAATAGGACTTCTTTCAGATACCCATGCCTGGTGGGACGACAAGTACGCGGAATATTTTTCGGAATGTGATGAAATCTGGCATGCAGGAGATATCGGTTCGGACGGATTGGCGGCACGGCTGGGTACCCTGAAACCACTTCGCGCCGTATATGGTAATATTGACGGGCAATCACTCCGGCTGCAATATCCGCAAATCGCCCATTTCAAAGTCGAAGAAGTAAACGTGATGATGACGCATATAGGAGGCTATCCCGGCCGTTATAACCCGCTTATCCGGAAAGAGTTGTACGACACCCGGCCCAATCTTTTTATTGCCGGACATTCGCATATCCTGAAAGTTGCTTTCGACAGAAGTTTGAATTGTTTGTATATCAACCCGGGAGCAGCCGGTAAAAGCGGGTTTCATCAGGTAAGGACTCTGGTACGTTTCGTAATAGACGGGAAGCAGATCAAAGATTTGGAAGTTATTGAATTGGGCAATCGGTAA
- a CDS encoding SAM-dependent methyltransferase — MSALYLIPVTLGDVEHRRVLPEYNRDVILSIRHFIVENVRTARRFLKKTEPSIVIDDLVFYELNKHTSPEEVTGYLAPLAKGESVGVISEAGCPAVADPGADVVAIAQRKGYKVVPLVGPSSILMSVMGSGFNGQSFAFHGYLPIDASQRTNAIKKLEGRIYSENQTQLFIETPYRNNKLAEELIRTCRPSTKLCIASNITCEDEYIHTRPVKEWAGKVPDLSKKPTIFLIYK, encoded by the coding sequence ATGTCCGCTCTTTACCTCATTCCCGTCACGCTTGGCGACGTTGAACATCGCCGGGTGCTTCCCGAATATAACCGGGATGTCATCCTTTCCATCCGCCATTTCATTGTTGAAAATGTGCGTACGGCACGCCGTTTCCTGAAAAAAACAGAACCCTCTATCGTGATAGACGATCTTGTCTTTTATGAACTGAACAAGCATACGTCGCCTGAAGAGGTTACCGGCTATCTGGCCCCTTTGGCCAAAGGCGAGTCGGTCGGTGTGATCTCGGAGGCCGGTTGTCCGGCTGTTGCCGATCCGGGTGCGGATGTGGTGGCGATTGCACAGCGTAAAGGTTACAAGGTGGTTCCGCTGGTCGGCCCTTCTTCGATCCTGATGTCGGTGATGGGTTCCGGTTTTAACGGGCAGAGCTTTGCTTTTCATGGCTATCTGCCGATCGATGCTTCACAGCGTACGAATGCGATCAAGAAGCTGGAAGGGCGCATTTATTCGGAGAACCAGACGCAGTTGTTCATCGAAACGCCTTACCGCAATAATAAATTGGCGGAGGAGTTGATCCGTACGTGCCGCCCTTCGACCAAATTGTGTATTGCTTCGAATATCACTTGCGAAGATGAATATATCCATACGCGTCCTGTTAAAGAATGGGCCGGAAAAGTTCCTGATCTGAGCAAGAAACCGACAATCTTCTTAATATATAAGTAA
- a CDS encoding DUF4837 family protein, which translates to MRTRFLLTLILIALIGGTACNRSSKPAKQSIFMKRATGFAYEVLVVMDKDAWKGEAGRSLYDQLTAPIPGLPQNEPAMRVTYAEPSQFNGLLHYVRNIIHVRIDEALYTKVSVHKEKDRWATGQEVVTLNAPSSRLLAEYLEKQGTSLVAWLGEKERERQADYLESSHSVWVNDKVRARFNAQLYAPEEMCSYKDTADFFWVTDHGTRGRIDMVVYSFPYVSGRTFTLDYLVAMRDSVLGEHIQGAFPGSYMTTEKRFTPSYEAISKNGEYCGVVRGLWEMEGDMMGGPFVSHAHLDEKNQRVVVTETFVYAPNTKKAKLLRRGEASLYTFCMD; encoded by the coding sequence ATGAGAACGCGATTTCTATTAACTTTGATTCTGATCGCCCTGATAGGGGGGACCGCTTGTAATCGGTCATCCAAACCGGCTAAACAGTCTATCTTTATGAAGCGGGCAACTGGTTTTGCTTATGAAGTATTGGTTGTAATGGACAAAGATGCGTGGAAAGGGGAAGCGGGCCGGTCACTGTACGACCAACTGACTGCTCCTATTCCGGGACTGCCGCAGAATGAGCCGGCCATGCGGGTGACGTATGCCGAGCCTTCCCAGTTTAACGGTCTGCTGCATTATGTCCGCAACATTATCCATGTCCGGATCGATGAAGCCCTTTATACAAAGGTGTCTGTACATAAGGAAAAAGACCGGTGGGCTACGGGGCAGGAAGTGGTTACGCTCAACGCTCCTTCTTCCCGGCTTTTGGCTGAATACTTGGAAAAACAAGGCACATCATTGGTTGCTTGGTTAGGAGAGAAAGAACGGGAACGGCAGGCCGATTATCTGGAAAGTTCGCATAGCGTCTGGGTGAATGACAAAGTGAGGGCACGTTTCAATGCGCAGCTGTATGCTCCGGAAGAGATGTGTTCTTACAAAGATACGGCAGACTTCTTTTGGGTGACTGATCATGGTACGAGAGGACGGATCGATATGGTCGTGTATAGTTTTCCTTATGTCAGCGGACGCACGTTTACGTTGGATTATCTGGTCGCCATGCGTGATTCCGTTTTGGGAGAACATATACAGGGGGCGTTTCCCGGTTCTTATATGACGACCGAAAAGCGTTTTACTCCCTCTTACGAAGCAATCTCGAAGAACGGGGAATACTGTGGAGTCGTGCGAGGCTTATGGGAGATGGAAGGCGATATGATGGGCGGTCCGTTTGTCAGCCATGCTCATCTCGATGAAAAGAACCAGCGGGTTGTCGTGACGGAAACCTTCGTCTATGCCCCCAACACAAAAAAAGCAAAACTGCTCCGACGTGGCGAAGCTTCGCTTTATACGTTTTGCATGGATTGA
- a CDS encoding methyltransferase RsmF C-terminal domain-like protein yields MALPIDFITRTRALLGNEFDSFEAALQADVPVSIRINEKKGTPAPVADIPGNRVAWCDTGYYLPERLSFTFDPLFHAGAYYVQEASSMFLEQAVRSHVKTPVRCLDLCAAPGGKSTHLAACLPEGSLLVSNEVIRSRSHILAENIAKWGNPNCIVTNNDPKEVGCLTHFFDVIIADVPCSGEGMFRKDTDSTGEWSIANVELCAGRGRRIIHDVWNALKPGGLLIYSTCTYNTEEDEENIHYITEELGAEALPIPIKDEWQITGPLKYNHPVYRFFPHKTKGEGFFLAALRKADGETEEIRFKNKNKKEKGKTAPAIPKAVQSYLSDTSSFSPEWSGNILRMLPESARDASPLLREHLRILSAGICIGETKGKDFIPAEELALSTALCPEAFPVADLDWDDAIRYLKKEALLLPAGTEKGYVLVRYKKFPLGFTKHLGNRANNLYPQEWRIRTGYVPEQVKTMLSLL; encoded by the coding sequence ATGGCACTTCCGATAGATTTTATCACACGTACCCGCGCATTGCTGGGAAATGAGTTCGACAGTTTCGAAGCGGCGTTGCAGGCCGATGTCCCCGTCAGCATCCGTATCAACGAAAAGAAAGGCACTCCTGCTCCGGTAGCCGATATTCCTGGTAACCGGGTGGCTTGGTGCGATACAGGCTATTACCTGCCTGAAAGGCTTTCGTTTACCTTCGATCCGCTCTTCCATGCCGGCGCCTACTACGTACAGGAAGCGTCGTCCATGTTTCTCGAACAGGCGGTCCGCAGTCATGTGAAAACGCCTGTCCGGTGTCTTGACCTATGTGCCGCTCCGGGAGGTAAATCAACTCATCTGGCGGCGTGCCTGCCGGAAGGGAGCCTGCTAGTCAGCAATGAAGTGATCCGTAGCCGGAGTCATATACTTGCGGAAAATATCGCCAAGTGGGGAAATCCGAATTGCATCGTGACAAACAATGATCCGAAAGAGGTCGGCTGCCTTACGCATTTCTTTGATGTGATCATCGCTGACGTGCCCTGTTCCGGCGAAGGTATGTTCCGCAAAGATACCGATAGTACAGGCGAATGGAGTATCGCGAACGTCGAACTCTGTGCCGGACGCGGACGCCGCATCATCCACGATGTTTGGAACGCACTGAAGCCCGGTGGTCTGCTGATCTATAGCACCTGTACCTACAACACGGAGGAGGATGAAGAGAATATCCATTATATAACGGAAGAATTGGGAGCCGAAGCACTGCCCATCCCCATAAAGGACGAATGGCAAATCACCGGCCCATTGAAATATAACCATCCGGTCTACCGTTTTTTCCCGCACAAGACCAAGGGAGAAGGTTTCTTCCTCGCCGCCCTGCGCAAAGCGGATGGCGAGACGGAAGAGATCCGGTTCAAAAACAAGAATAAAAAAGAAAAGGGGAAAACTGCTCCTGCCATCCCGAAAGCTGTCCAATCCTATCTGTCGGACACGTCTTCTTTTTCACCCGAATGGAGCGGTAATATCCTGAGGATGCTCCCCGAATCCGCTCGGGACGCATCCCCCCTGCTTCGCGAGCACCTGCGCATTCTTTCGGCCGGTATCTGTATCGGCGAGACGAAAGGAAAAGATTTCATCCCTGCCGAAGAACTGGCACTCAGCACGGCTCTGTGCCCGGAAGCTTTCCCCGTGGCTGATTTAGATTGGGACGATGCGATCCGGTATCTGAAAAAAGAAGCTCTCCTCCTGCCTGCCGGCACAGAGAAAGGCTACGTATTGGTCCGTTACAAAAAGTTTCCGCTCGGTTTCACCAAACATCTCGGCAACCGTGCCAACAACCTTTATCCGCAGGAATGGCGCATCCGCACGGGGTATGTACCGGAGCAGGTGAAGACTATGCTATCTCTCTTATAG
- a CDS encoding acyltransferase, with protein sequence METYKAHETAVIDPGCTIGDGTHIWHFSHIMPGCSIGRNCNIGQNVVISPLVVLGNNVKVQNNVSVYTGVTCGDDVFLGPSCVFTNVVNPRSAVSRKDQYLKTYVGKGASIGANATIVCGHTIGEYAMIGAGAVVTKDIPPYALVVGNPSRRIGWVSEYGHRLSFNEKGIATCPESNQQYQLRGDVVTRIS encoded by the coding sequence ATGGAAACTTACAAGGCACATGAAACAGCCGTTATCGATCCCGGATGCACGATCGGAGACGGCACACACATCTGGCATTTTTCCCATATTATGCCGGGATGCTCAATCGGCCGGAATTGTAATATCGGGCAGAATGTCGTGATCTCTCCTCTGGTGGTTTTAGGGAATAATGTGAAGGTGCAAAACAATGTCTCCGTCTATACCGGCGTGACTTGCGGGGATGATGTTTTTTTAGGACCCAGCTGCGTTTTTACAAATGTGGTCAATCCCCGCAGTGCCGTTTCCCGTAAAGACCAATATTTGAAAACGTATGTCGGCAAAGGTGCTTCTATCGGTGCGAACGCAACGATCGTTTGCGGCCATACGATCGGCGAATATGCCATGATCGGTGCTGGAGCCGTAGTGACCAAAGATATTCCGCCATACGCTTTGGTAGTTGGCAACCCTTCCCGCCGGATCGGTTGGGTGAGCGAATACGGGCATCGCCTCTCCTTCAATGAAAAAGGTATCGCCACATGCCCGGAGAGCAATCAGCAATACCAATTACGGGGTGACGTCGTAACGCGTATTTCGTAG
- a CDS encoding ABC transporter permease, with protein sequence MLALYLKITFRNMWKYKTQSLTGIFGLAFGLACFVPALYWLHYETSYDSFYPEAEDIYRVYAIDKRSGNVNKSLSKVYEKALHEQFPAVEASAVCITGQEENCRTDHVPYVRLRMLYAENAFFNVFPQKFVCGDAEHPLQVIDNIVLTETMAIRLFGDPEKAVGQQVQNTIRADWPPYTVTAVVKDPPANSNFSFDAIIYSDMVKHFAGIDEKQQWGFFIFDLYVKLNPHADAGALAEQVRDLASRSGSNPDVELRILPVGDIRHHLNSDAPFTLNFIGLFVASGILLLLSTVFNFLNLHLDFFRQRLRELHLRIVNGATGGQLIRQMLFELACSTLIAFLLSYFLIILVRPAFSGLLGIEIGVSQLILFFLACSAVLWSSILLVGVVAFWRLSRLAMLSLSEREGRRQPVLRRMAVTLQLAVSVVFILAASVVMMQMRFVNHKDLGFDRNGIVQLSGFQDYSGKVEAALIDRLKTVPQIEILTDAYFEPRHEVLPYCLSNRVEWPGEQFSANSSFYLLPVDECFASTFRLELLHGKWWEEGEMQKVVLNEEAVRVMGLRDPVGTVIRMPVFEEDSVADYEVAGVVKDFHLLSLRNRIQPALFFPSPQLFNILYLRIVPGKEMEAIRRIMEILPEVDVTLTDARLTPIGDLYDRLNRSEQVGLKMFSVLAVVCLLISLFGIYAVASAASHRRRKEIAIRKVVGAEAETIVRMFFREYTLQVVIAGVFALPLAYFTMNNWLQGYAYRTDIPGWLLAGVLTGVIAVVLLTVLGQVLRAANSNPAEVVKSE encoded by the coding sequence ATGTTGGCACTTTATCTGAAAATCACTTTTCGCAATATGTGGAAATACAAGACACAGTCGCTGACCGGTATTTTCGGTTTGGCATTCGGGCTTGCTTGTTTTGTCCCGGCCCTTTATTGGCTGCATTACGAAACGTCTTACGACAGTTTCTATCCGGAAGCGGAGGATATTTATCGTGTTTATGCCATAGATAAACGGTCCGGAAATGTGAACAAAAGCCTTTCGAAAGTTTATGAGAAGGCATTGCACGAACAGTTTCCGGCAGTAGAAGCTTCTGCTGTTTGCATAACCGGGCAGGAGGAGAACTGTCGTACTGATCATGTTCCGTATGTCCGGTTGCGCATGCTTTATGCCGAGAATGCTTTCTTCAATGTTTTCCCGCAGAAGTTTGTTTGTGGTGATGCCGAACATCCGCTACAAGTCATAGATAATATCGTGCTTACGGAAACAATGGCTATCCGCTTGTTCGGTGATCCGGAAAAAGCGGTCGGGCAGCAGGTGCAGAATACGATAAGGGCGGATTGGCCTCCCTATACGGTCACGGCTGTGGTGAAAGACCCGCCGGCCAACTCGAATTTCTCATTCGATGCGATTATTTACAGCGATATGGTCAAACACTTTGCCGGAATAGATGAAAAACAACAATGGGGCTTTTTTATCTTTGATTTGTATGTGAAGTTGAATCCTCATGCGGATGCTGGGGCACTGGCAGAGCAAGTGCGTGATTTGGCTTCCCGTTCTGGGAGTAACCCCGATGTTGAGTTGCGGATATTACCTGTTGGCGATATCCGTCACCATCTGAACTCGGATGCTCCCTTTACACTGAATTTCATAGGTTTGTTTGTCGCCTCCGGGATATTGTTGCTGTTGTCAACGGTATTCAATTTCTTAAACTTGCATCTCGACTTTTTCCGCCAGCGCCTCCGAGAGTTGCATTTACGCATAGTGAACGGGGCGACGGGAGGCCAGTTGATCCGGCAGATGCTTTTTGAACTGGCTTGTTCGACTCTGATTGCCTTTCTGCTGTCCTATTTCCTGATAATACTTGTCCGTCCTGCTTTTTCTGGCTTGTTGGGTATTGAAATAGGGGTGTCGCAATTGATTCTGTTCTTTCTGGCTTGCAGTGCCGTATTATGGAGCTCGATACTGCTTGTCGGTGTTGTTGCTTTTTGGCGCTTAAGCCGTTTGGCTATGCTGTCTCTGTCGGAAAGGGAGGGTAGGAGGCAGCCGGTGCTGAGGCGGATGGCTGTGACCTTACAACTTGCTGTCAGTGTCGTGTTTATTCTTGCCGCATCCGTCGTAATGATGCAGATGCGTTTTGTCAATCACAAAGATTTGGGGTTTGACCGTAACGGAATCGTACAGTTGTCCGGATTTCAGGATTATTCGGGAAAAGTGGAAGCTGCTTTGATAGACAGGTTGAAAACTGTTCCCCAAATCGAAATTCTGACCGATGCTTATTTCGAACCTCGCCATGAAGTACTGCCTTATTGTCTGTCGAATCGGGTGGAATGGCCGGGAGAGCAATTTTCTGCGAACAGCTCTTTTTATCTGCTTCCTGTAGACGAGTGTTTTGCCTCGACGTTCCGTTTGGAACTGCTTCATGGGAAGTGGTGGGAGGAAGGAGAGATGCAAAAGGTGGTCCTCAACGAGGAGGCGGTCCGTGTAATGGGGCTTCGTGACCCGGTGGGGACGGTTATCCGTATGCCGGTGTTCGAAGAGGATTCTGTAGCCGATTATGAAGTGGCGGGTGTGGTGAAAGATTTCCATTTGTTGTCACTTCGCAACCGTATCCAGCCTGCGCTTTTCTTTCCTTCACCACAGTTGTTCAATATTTTGTATTTACGCATTGTTCCCGGAAAGGAGATGGAGGCGATCCGTCGGATTATGGAGATTCTTCCCGAAGTCGACGTTACGTTGACTGATGCCCGTTTGACACCGATAGGTGATTTGTATGACCGCCTTAACCGTTCGGAACAGGTGGGTCTGAAAATGTTTTCCGTTTTGGCGGTTGTTTGCCTGTTGATTTCATTGTTTGGTATCTATGCTGTGGCCTCTGCCGCTTCTCACCGTCGTCGAAAAGAGATTGCCATCCGTAAGGTAGTTGGTGCTGAAGCCGAAACGATCGTTCGTATGTTCTTCCGCGAATATACGCTGCAAGTGGTCATCGCCGGTGTCTTTGCACTTCCGCTGGCTTACTTTACCATGAACAACTGGCTACAAGGATATGCCTATCGCACGGATATCCCTGGATGGCTACTTGCAGGAGTACTCACGGGGGTGATCGCAGTGGTGCTACTTACCGTACTGGGACAGGTGTTGAGGGCGGCTAACAGTAATCCGGCAGAGGTTGTGAAAAGTGAATAA